A DNA window from Pithys albifrons albifrons isolate INPA30051 chromosome 7, PitAlb_v1, whole genome shotgun sequence contains the following coding sequences:
- the TGM4 gene encoding protein-glutamine gamma-glutamyltransferase 4 produces the protein MSNYAGTSLKATGVDFLKSQNTREHHTDGYNIKNLVVRRGQPFKVQVSLNREVNAADKLSLHFGIGENPTKIRGSLMSLKPEREQDFNGWKIIMVKKAGKECVLSVTSSPNAPVGKYTLNVKTGAHIYKPENGVIYLLFNPWCKDDAVFMPDEAQRKEYVLNDTGYIYVGSAYNIYDRPWNFGQFEEFVLDACMYLLDKSKLSLTNRRDPAHVSRAMSALVNANDDSGVLLGNWSGNYRGGTAPMDWIGSVTILQKYYKTKKPISYGQCWVFAGVLNTVMRCLGVPARCVSTFNSAHDTEENLRVDVYLNEAGEKLNWMSLDSVWNFHVWNDVWMKRADLPDGFDGWQAIDSTPQEQSQGVFQCGPCPVKAVREGDVYLPFDAKFVYAEVNADRVYWIVKKVNGKDKFIRVGTETQDIGRNISTKAVGQNRREDITLEYKYREGSKEERKAMERACSFIRPSGLTPRSGYAMTMDHNMIANRPVALHETVTKSGIRLEITNTEALHPGNPLELAITVKTSTPGSWTIDLAGSCQLQYYTGKVQANLGTIKETIRLEGQSEMQIPMKIAPDAYMKAFASVDDEVLILVTAIAEVKETNDKLTKETSMRFEYPPITIQMPEMAKLNQEFSCAFIFKNKLNVALENCKLLVEGLGIFKMTTFDQGDIMPGKIMKSEVICTPTRLGEKKIVAKLISNQIKGISSEKAITIIE, from the exons ATGAGCAACTACGCTG GGACCAGCCTGAAGGCCACTGGGGTGGACTTTCTCAAGAGCCAGAACACCCGTGAGCACCACACGGATGGGTACAACATCAAGAACCTGGTGGTGCGGCGTGGGCAGCCCTTCAAGGTGCAGGTCAGCCTCAACAGGGAGGTGAATGCTGCCGACAAGCTGTCACTGCACTTTGGCATCG GTGAAAATCCAACAAAAATCAGGGGGAGCCTGATGTCGCTGAAACCGGAACGAGAGCAGGATTTCAATGGGTGGAAGATCATCATGGTCAAGAAGGCTGGCAAAGAG TGCGTGCTGTCTGTCACCAGCTCACCCAATGCCCCCGTGGGAAAATACACCCTGAACGTGAAGACAGGGGCGCACATTTACAAGCCTGAAAATGGTGTCATCTACCTTTTGTTCAATCCCTGGTGTAAAG atgaTGCTGTCTTCATGCCTGATGAGGCACAGAGAAAGGAGTATGTGCTCAACGACACAGGCTACATCTATGTTGGATCTGCATACAACATATACGATAGGCCCTGGAATTTTGGGCAG TTTGAGGAATTTGTCTTGGATGCCTGCATGTATCTACTGGACAAAAGCAAACTCAGCCTGACCAATAGAAGGGATCCTGCACATGTGTCCAGAGCCATGTCTGCTTTG GTTAATGCCAATGATGACAGCGGTGTCCTGCTGGGGAACTGGTCAGGGAATTACAGAGGTGGGACGGCCCCTATGGATTGGATCGGGAGTGTAACAATCTTGCAGAAGTATTACAAGACCAAGAAGCCCATCAGTTATGGCCAATGTTGGGTCTTTGCAGGCGTCCTCAATACAG tcaTGCGTTGCTTGGGGGTCCCAGCCCGCTGCGTGAGTACCTTCAACTCGGCACATGATACAGAGGAGAACCTGAGAGTTGACGTTTACTTGAATGAAGCAGGAGAAAAGCTGAACTGGATGTCACTCGACTCTGTCTG GAACTTCCACGTGTGGAATGATGTCTGGATGAAGCGGGCAGACCTGCCTGATGGGTTTGATGGCTGGCAGGCGATTGATTCAACCCCTCAGGAGCAAAGTCAAG GTGTTTTCCAGTGTGGTCCCTGCCCAGTGAAGGCTGTCCGAGAAGGAGATGTGTATTTGCCCTTCGATGCCAAGTTTGTGTATGCGGAGGTGAATGCTGACAGAGTCTACTGGATCGTCAAGAAGGTGAACGGCAAGGACAAGTTCATCAGGGTTGGCACAGAGACCCAGGACATCGGCAGGAACATCAGCACAAAAGCCGTGGGGCAGAACAGGCGGGAAGACATCACCCTGGAGTACAAGTACCGTGAAG GCTccaaagaggaaaggaaggccATGGAAAGAGCTTGCAGCTTCATACGCCCTTCAGGACTGACCCCTCGTTCAGGCTACGCTATGACTATGGATCACAATATGATTGCTAACAGGCCTGTGGCCCTGCATGAGACAGTCACCAAGAGTGGGATCCGGCTTGAGATAACCAATACAGAAGCTTTGCATCCGGGCAATCCCCTTGAGCTGGCCATCACAGTGAAGACCTCCACTCCTGGAAGCTGGACCATTGATCTTGCTGGCTCCTGCCAGCTGCAGTACTATACTGGAAAAGTTCAGGCCAACCTTGGAACTATCAAGGAAACCATCAGGCTTGAAGGCCAATCTG aGATGCAGATCCCCATGAAAATAGCACCTGATGCATATATGAAGGCATTTGCCTCAGTGGATGATGAAGTCCTCATTCTTGTCACTGCCATTGCTGAGGTCAAGGAAACAAATGACAAACTCACCAAGGAGACATCAATGAGATTTGAGTACCCCCCCATCACCATCCAG ATGCCAGAAATGGCCAAACTGAACCAGGAGTTCAGCTGTGCCTTCATCTTCAAGAACAAACTGAATGTGGCCCTGGAAaactgcaagctgctggtggaggGCTTGGGCATATTTAAGATGACAACATTTGATCAGGG GGATATAATGCCTGGCAAGATCATGAAGTCTGAAGTAATATGCACTCCGACAAGActgggagagaagaaaatagTAGCCAAGCTGATCTCAAACCAGATCAAAGGGATCTCTTCAGAGAAGGCCATCACCATCATTGAGTAG